From the Methanomassiliicoccales archaeon genome, one window contains:
- a CDS encoding YHS domain-containing protein yields the protein MAKDPVCGMDVDEKTAKWVSEYKGKKYYFCAPGCKKKFDADPSKFLK from the coding sequence ATGGCAAAGGATCCCGTGTGTGGAATGGATGTCGATGAAAAGACTGCGAAATGGGTGTCAGAATATAAAGGAAAGAAATACTATTTTTGCGCACCTGGCTGTAAGAAGAAATTTGACGCCGATCCGTCAAAATTTCTGAAATGA
- a CDS encoding FAD-binding oxidoreductase: MDSERSAKSEAVLRYVKKLEDALGKDNVKTSEFERLLYSHDLAPLPKEAQLAFKNIPDVVVRPRSTEDVQKIVRIAAEEGVPVTPRGSSTWGLGGSVSAFGGILIDMSGGMNKILKIDKENLCVTAEAGATWKQVYDACMSKGLLLGSYPSSFPSATLAGWISTGGIGIGNYKYGSAGNNIRNMEVVMPDGNIINTGFDELCDNSSGYNLNWLIVGAEGTLGVVTKVTFKLYPAPELMKPVSYAMDDLISIGPALMEVCRSRIEPLHISFGDRKHYELLRKAGKHAPEVGSMLSFTLEGDSEVVKHEEQVLDRIMEAHGAKKMPDEVAIHEWEERCYEYRSREIGVGEIPGEVVVPLREFSSMAKATYDLMEAMKMEGAVIGIMADRNTAMFMPYYLFDSESLVKTMTSLAFNKKYSDLAFQRGGRPLGFGMFFASNLSIIRGNSVKYMKAIKDALDPKGIMNPGKLFETVTRQGIHVHPTLFELGMDALAIAKKALPKDQEINAKAKQYEIERLEKEKKGSH, from the coding sequence ATGGATTCAGAAAGGAGCGCAAAATCGGAAGCGGTCCTGCGATACGTGAAAAAGCTTGAAGATGCACTGGGAAAGGACAATGTAAAGACGAGTGAATTTGAGAGGCTACTTTACAGTCATGACCTCGCTCCTCTTCCAAAGGAGGCTCAATTGGCTTTTAAGAACATACCTGATGTTGTAGTTAGACCACGCTCGACGGAGGACGTACAGAAAATTGTTAGGATTGCAGCTGAAGAAGGCGTTCCCGTTACACCAAGAGGAAGTTCGACATGGGGCTTAGGAGGCAGTGTTTCCGCTTTTGGTGGGATTTTGATCGACATGAGCGGAGGCATGAATAAAATCTTGAAAATCGACAAGGAGAATCTCTGCGTAACAGCTGAGGCCGGTGCCACGTGGAAACAAGTGTACGACGCTTGTATGAGTAAGGGTCTTCTTCTCGGATCATATCCAAGCAGTTTCCCAAGTGCCACGCTCGCAGGTTGGATTTCTACTGGGGGCATAGGTATAGGCAATTACAAGTACGGTTCTGCTGGCAACAATATAAGAAATATGGAAGTTGTCATGCCAGATGGAAATATAATTAATACTGGCTTTGACGAGCTCTGTGATAACAGCTCTGGATACAACCTCAATTGGTTGATTGTTGGCGCAGAGGGTACCCTTGGAGTTGTTACAAAGGTCACTTTTAAGCTGTATCCGGCCCCAGAACTTATGAAGCCAGTATCATATGCAATGGACGACTTGATTTCAATCGGTCCCGCGCTTATGGAGGTGTGCAGATCTCGAATTGAACCACTTCATATTTCATTCGGTGATAGGAAGCATTATGAGTTGCTCAGGAAGGCAGGGAAGCATGCTCCTGAGGTGGGAAGCATGCTCAGCTTCACGCTTGAGGGCGACAGCGAGGTTGTCAAGCACGAAGAACAAGTTCTCGATAGGATTATGGAAGCTCACGGCGCGAAGAAAATGCCAGATGAAGTCGCCATACATGAGTGGGAAGAGCGTTGCTATGAGTACAGATCTAGAGAAATTGGTGTGGGTGAAATTCCTGGAGAGGTTGTTGTTCCATTGAGGGAATTTTCCTCGATGGCTAAAGCGACATATGATTTGATGGAAGCAATGAAGATGGAAGGTGCTGTCATAGGTATAATGGCTGACAGAAACACTGCGATGTTCATGCCATATTATCTCTTTGATTCTGAGAGTTTGGTAAAAACGATGACGTCACTGGCTTTCAACAAAAAGTATTCAGACCTTGCATTCCAGCGGGGAGGCAGACCCCTTGGGTTTGGCATGTTCTTTGCATCGAATCTTAGTATAATAAGGGGAAATAGCGTTAAATACATGAAGGCAATAAAAGATGCCCTCGATCCCAAGGGAATCATGAACCCTGGCAAGCTTTTTGAAACTGTGACTCGTCAAGGTATTCATGTTCATCCTACTTTATTTGAACTTGGAATGGATGCTTTGGCGATAGCGAAGAAGGCGCTTCCGAAGGATCAGGAAATAAATGCAAAAGCAAAGCAATATGAAATAGAAAGGCTTGAAAAAGAAAAGAAGGGTTCTCACTAA
- the mobB gene encoding molybdopterin-guanine dinucleotide biosynthesis protein B, which produces MIVAIVGESNSGKTHLLEYLSGELTSRGIKVSSIKHVHTRDSLVPQGKDTTRHLNAGSSPVLGISPNETVLYYNKSLELDDAFSLLQKIAQPDIILVEGFKKSKIPKIVIGNADAEEPILLRCKEATDCWKRAIELIENEIKIERILRTLPQLNCGKCGHQNCSEMASAIAAGTDLIENCRNRAEVLVRLYADGEEIPLNRFVSNLISNIVVGMVQSLKRVDSPKSIIISIQDKSVRKNEKMQED; this is translated from the coding sequence TTGATTGTTGCTATCGTAGGAGAATCTAACTCAGGCAAGACCCACCTTTTGGAGTATTTAAGCGGTGAGTTGACTTCTAGAGGTATAAAAGTGTCGTCAATCAAACACGTACATACCAGAGATTCTCTTGTTCCTCAAGGAAAAGATACTACACGACACCTCAATGCTGGTAGTTCTCCGGTTTTAGGCATATCCCCAAATGAGACGGTGCTCTATTACAACAAATCACTTGAGCTTGACGATGCTTTTTCTCTATTGCAAAAAATTGCTCAGCCAGACATCATTCTTGTTGAAGGATTTAAGAAATCTAAAATTCCAAAAATAGTCATAGGTAACGCAGATGCAGAGGAGCCAATTCTTTTACGATGCAAAGAAGCAACAGACTGTTGGAAACGCGCGATCGAATTGATTGAAAATGAAATTAAAATTGAGCGTATTCTCCGCACCTTGCCGCAGCTCAATTGCGGTAAATGTGGGCATCAAAACTGTAGTGAGATGGCAAGTGCAATTGCGGCAGGCACGGATCTAATAGAGAACTGCCGCAACCGTGCGGAAGTATTGGTAAGACTTTACGCTGATGGAGAGGAGATTCCGCTCAATAGATTTGTCTCAAACCTGATCTCTAACATCGTTGTTGGAATGGTTCAATCTTTAAAGAGAGTCGATTCGCCGAAATCAATCATAATCTCAATTCAAGACAAAAGTGTCAGGAAAAATGAGAAGATGCAAGAGGATTGA
- the moaA gene encoding GTP 3',8-cyclase MoaA has product MLVDSYGREITNLRISVTQRCNLNCFYCHREGEQKAVGEMSAGEISRICSIASKLGIKKLKITGGEPLMRDDIVDIISKCSNYFEEISMTTNGTLLACLAPRLKRAGLSRVNVSLDTLNRSVYRKITGQDLLSEVLDGIGKSIEAGLTPVKINTVVMKGINEMEIDELMKYSKSVGAILQLIELETQKERVNERFFKDYYCSLEPIEKRLESIALKIVARDLHKRKKYYLPEEVEIVRPMHNTAFCAHCHRLRITSDGYLKPCLLREDGNVDLISALRRNSSDDELINLFKIAVAKREPYWR; this is encoded by the coding sequence ATGCTGGTGGATTCCTATGGTCGCGAGATCACCAACTTGAGAATTTCCGTTACGCAGCGTTGCAATCTTAATTGTTTTTACTGCCACAGGGAAGGTGAGCAAAAAGCAGTCGGTGAAATGTCTGCCGGTGAAATATCAAGAATCTGCTCAATTGCATCGAAGCTTGGCATCAAGAAGCTCAAGATAACTGGTGGCGAGCCATTGATGAGAGACGATATCGTTGACATCATTTCTAAGTGTTCTAATTATTTTGAGGAGATTTCAATGACAACAAACGGCACGCTCCTGGCCTGCTTAGCGCCAAGATTGAAAAGAGCAGGATTGTCTCGCGTTAATGTGAGTTTAGATACGCTCAATCGCTCAGTTTATCGTAAGATTACGGGGCAGGATCTGCTTAGTGAAGTGCTCGATGGCATTGGCAAATCAATCGAGGCTGGATTAACTCCTGTTAAGATCAATACTGTAGTTATGAAGGGAATCAACGAAATGGAAATTGATGAACTAATGAAGTATTCTAAAAGTGTTGGAGCAATTCTTCAGCTTATTGAACTTGAAACACAAAAAGAAAGGGTTAATGAAAGATTCTTCAAGGACTATTACTGTAGCCTTGAGCCTATAGAAAAGAGACTAGAATCCATCGCACTAAAAATTGTAGCACGCGATCTTCATAAACGAAAGAAATATTATTTGCCCGAAGAGGTAGAAATTGTAAGGCCCATGCACAACACAGCTTTTTGCGCTCACTGCCACCGCCTTCGAATAACCTCTGATGGTTATCTAAAACCATGCTTGCTCAGAGAGGATGGAAATGTTGATTTGATATCTGCTTTGAGAAGAAACTCGAGTGATGATGAATTAATTAACCTATTCAAAATTGCAGTCGCGAAGAGGGAACCATATTGGAGATGA
- a CDS encoding GIY-YIG nuclease family protein: MRGGILKGTYILIIEVPSAVEIKVGKLGVFTFEEGYYAYVGSAMNGLHARVRRHFSSNKKDHWHIDYLLRSARIVEAFIIPSETKEECTINEQLGTFTGTAAFPRGFGSSDCSCDSHLHRISAETLEEIRDEAKKRNWLAYSMPCDKQWANS, encoded by the coding sequence ATGCGTGGTGGAATTCTTAAGGGTACTTATATTCTCATAATCGAGGTACCAAGTGCAGTAGAAATAAAAGTCGGCAAATTAGGCGTGTTTACGTTTGAAGAGGGATATTATGCTTACGTCGGATCTGCGATGAACGGCTTGCATGCGAGGGTTCGTCGCCATTTCTCGTCAAATAAGAAGGACCACTGGCATATTGATTATCTATTGAGATCGGCGAGGATAGTGGAAGCGTTCATTATCCCTTCCGAAACAAAAGAAGAGTGCACGATTAATGAGCAGCTAGGAACGTTTACCGGCACAGCTGCGTTTCCAAGAGGATTTGGCTCCTCTGATTGTTCATGTGACTCACATTTGCATCGAATATCTGCTGAGACACTCGAAGAAATAAGAGATGAGGCAAAAAAGAGAAACTGGCTCGCATATTCCATGCCATGCGATAAGCAATGGGCAAATTCTTAA
- a CDS encoding metalloregulator ArsR/SmtB family transcription factor, which yields MAQEFCKKVEIPDPIKESLNKIGGLPGIEARLPSNERIKKLSKIFHAMSDPLRVQILFILDNQPLCVCLIKELTAAQDSKLSYHLSVLKDAGLISGKQEANWIIYEISDLGKLILASVSSIH from the coding sequence ATGGCTCAGGAATTCTGCAAGAAAGTTGAGATTCCCGATCCGATAAAGGAATCTCTTAATAAAATTGGAGGTTTGCCGGGAATCGAAGCTCGACTCCCGTCAAATGAAAGAATTAAAAAATTAAGCAAAATTTTTCATGCAATGTCGGATCCGCTGCGCGTTCAAATCCTATTCATTCTTGATAATCAGCCGCTCTGCGTTTGCCTCATCAAAGAACTTACAGCAGCTCAAGATTCCAAGCTCTCTTATCACCTTTCGGTTCTCAAAGACGCGGGACTAATTAGCGGAAAGCAAGAAGCCAACTGGATAATTTACGAAATTTCTGATTTGGGGAAATTAATACTCGCCTCAGTATCAAGTATTCATTAA
- a CDS encoding methyl-coenzyme M reductase family protein, translating to MFKVLLFDGGVYRVNELYELVEDLGGFIIQKTQSHTSILVTLVIPEEVREEVEKKSIELGAKLVDIPLGGTEIAVVAPTLGRHHMPHPVCDIAEHLRRYGAITVVMGLARGKGRRSAQISAVEKALINEYDAAVFVLGNFEDCIRNEKVRLFEDIDVPVVVACGPEIKDLPNCKAVVSGVRRRVDRMRRAEEIAKLEEIAKEVSRVVEERRKIIDEDPLFVHPAEIKQRIDELPPVQKSLRPAPVVLHLDGLRVKIPYCEWKTELESMNVYGRKLGEIAQLTDSKLDGSTLIKIFTTSKVASLSLKRGREPSDLQTNAFAKV from the coding sequence ATGTTCAAAGTACTGCTTTTTGACGGTGGCGTTTACAGAGTAAACGAACTCTACGAGTTGGTGGAGGATCTCGGTGGCTTTATAATACAGAAGACGCAGAGTCATACATCAATACTCGTCACGCTTGTTATTCCCGAAGAAGTTAGGGAAGAAGTCGAAAAGAAATCTATCGAGCTTGGCGCAAAGCTGGTAGATATCCCTCTTGGAGGAACGGAAATAGCTGTTGTAGCGCCGACACTTGGGCGACACCACATGCCTCATCCAGTCTGCGATATAGCAGAACACCTCCGCAGATATGGTGCAATCACTGTTGTCATGGGACTTGCGAGAGGTAAAGGTAGGAGATCAGCGCAAATCAGCGCTGTAGAAAAAGCATTGATTAACGAGTATGACGCTGCTGTATTCGTTTTAGGTAATTTCGAAGACTGTATAAGAAACGAAAAAGTGAGGCTTTTTGAGGATATTGATGTACCAGTCGTCGTAGCCTGTGGACCAGAAATTAAAGATCTTCCAAATTGTAAGGCAGTTGTTTCGGGAGTGAGGAGAAGAGTGGACAGGATGAGGCGGGCTGAAGAAATAGCAAAATTAGAAGAGATCGCAAAGGAGGTCAGCAGGGTTGTCGAAGAGCGACGAAAGATCATTGATGAAGATCCTCTCTTCGTTCATCCCGCAGAAATTAAGCAGAGGATTGACGAATTACCGCCAGTTCAAAAAAGTCTCAGACCAGCGCCAGTGGTCCTTCATCTCGATGGATTGCGGGTGAAGATTCCCTATTGTGAATGGAAGACGGAACTTGAGTCTATGAATGTCTATGGACGGAAGCTTGGTGAGATTGCCCAGCTTACTGATTCGAAGCTGGATGGGAGTACCCTCATCAAGATTTTCACAACTTCAAAAGTTGCATCGCTCTCTCTCAAACGAGGAAGAGAACCTTCGGATCTTCAGACTAATGCATTTGCGAAAGTCTAA
- a CDS encoding methanogenesis marker 17 protein — MRIEVEGPEKAGNEGYVELFNSILLDLGITRHVEAAKFIIKPSEPLFLVSVKTRLAAGKIRINDIAEVTKTKAGTFINITDENYAPSLLSLLWRMYGRERIEQLSRLEVLCKGIEEDEILELVIDRGEEMKKKILDALWRLLPEGFKIRYELSSESVITIAATEYEMKKEWKELANKLHKEMEELDVQSTAF; from the coding sequence ATGAGAATTGAAGTGGAAGGGCCTGAGAAAGCTGGAAACGAAGGTTATGTCGAACTTTTCAATAGTATTCTCCTCGATCTCGGAATTACAAGGCACGTCGAGGCGGCCAAATTCATTATAAAACCCTCTGAACCGCTGTTTCTCGTTTCTGTCAAGACCAGGCTAGCAGCAGGTAAAATAAGAATCAATGATATTGCCGAAGTCACAAAGACTAAGGCAGGAACTTTCATTAACATCACCGACGAGAACTATGCACCTTCTCTTCTATCGCTGCTTTGGCGAATGTACGGAAGGGAGCGAATAGAACAGCTATCCCGTTTAGAAGTTCTCTGCAAGGGCATTGAAGAAGACGAGATTCTGGAACTCGTTATTGACAGGGGGGAGGAAATGAAGAAGAAAATACTCGATGCACTTTGGCGTCTTCTTCCAGAGGGATTCAAAATTCGCTATGAACTTTCATCGGAAAGCGTTATTACTATAGCAGCAACTGAATACGAGATGAAAAAAGAATGGAAAGAACTAGCGAATAAACTCCACAAGGAGATGGAGGAACTCGATGTTCAAAGTACTGCTTTTTGA
- a CDS encoding methanogenesis marker 15 protein, whose amino-acid sequence MIKIAQLSCGTEYSGVQGEIENAASTVGAKMVAPDLDLKDVDSALEEFGFIPTSPQLRMMIARAVQLAHGRYDADAVFIATCFRCAEGALVRNEVRRYIQNHTRLPVVTYSFTERTKSGQLLTRMEALVTIVSRKDLLARERQVGLTAGIDSGSTTTKALIMKDNEIIGKYWLPTGEVIASAEEALEKAIEAAGIARNDIEAIGVTGYGRFTLGKHFKAKLIQEELTVNSKGAVWLADKQRGEATIIDIGGMDNKAITVRDGIPDNFTMGGICAGASGRFLEIVAKRLKVDITELGKLADAGDYKRINMNSYCSIFGIQDLVTSLAAGSKIEDVASAACHSVAEQVYEQQLQEIDVRQPVIQVGGTSLISGMVTAMRNILGIDPIVPKDSQFIGAVGAALLASGFIEG is encoded by the coding sequence ATGATCAAGATAGCTCAGCTGTCATGCGGAACGGAATACAGCGGTGTTCAAGGAGAAATCGAGAATGCAGCAAGTACAGTGGGAGCTAAGATGGTGGCCCCTGATTTGGATTTGAAGGACGTCGATTCCGCTCTCGAGGAATTTGGTTTTATCCCGACGAGTCCCCAACTCAGAATGATGATTGCAAGGGCGGTGCAGTTGGCCCATGGACGATATGATGCTGATGCTGTTTTCATTGCAACCTGCTTCCGTTGCGCTGAGGGAGCCCTCGTTCGCAATGAGGTGCGAAGGTATATTCAGAATCATACAAGGCTTCCTGTGGTCACCTATTCTTTCACAGAGAGAACGAAATCGGGTCAACTGCTCACAAGAATGGAGGCACTGGTTACGATTGTCAGCCGGAAGGATCTACTGGCAAGAGAGAGGCAGGTAGGACTGACAGCAGGTATAGATTCTGGATCTACGACAACTAAAGCTCTGATCATGAAAGACAATGAGATAATAGGAAAATACTGGCTTCCAACCGGTGAGGTCATCGCTTCTGCTGAGGAAGCACTTGAAAAGGCGATTGAAGCGGCGGGAATTGCTAGGAATGATATTGAGGCGATTGGCGTCACGGGGTATGGTCGTTTCACTCTTGGAAAACATTTCAAGGCAAAACTAATCCAGGAGGAATTGACAGTCAACTCTAAGGGAGCGGTCTGGCTTGCTGATAAACAAAGAGGAGAAGCAACGATTATCGACATTGGCGGAATGGATAATAAGGCTATAACCGTAAGGGACGGTATTCCTGATAACTTTACAATGGGTGGAATCTGCGCAGGAGCATCTGGTAGATTTCTGGAAATCGTAGCAAAGAGGTTGAAGGTGGACATCACGGAACTTGGTAAATTGGCCGATGCAGGTGATTATAAGCGGATCAACATGAACTCATATTGCTCAATTTTTGGTATACAGGATTTGGTCACATCTCTTGCTGCAGGTAGCAAGATTGAAGATGTTGCGTCTGCAGCGTGCCATAGTGTTGCTGAGCAGGTTTACGAGCAGCAGTTGCAAGAGATCGATGTAAGGCAACCAGTGATTCAGGTCGGAGGGACTTCTCTCATAAGCGGCATGGTGACGGCAATGAGAAATATTCTCGGAATTGATCCGATCGTTCCGAAAGATTCTCAGTTTATCGGAGCGGTCGGTGCAGCACTTCTGGCATCCGGTTTTATTGAGGGTTAA
- a CDS encoding methanogenesis marker 5 protein: MKVFIVPPNSLILFDLVERFGHEPLSAMKAVQERLRNLEVDSPPINVTPEDVKRGLKYAGIEVPSGIRGRLALWGPLIDEAEAAIIMEEAPYFFGCVGCHRTNEMVKYLLRKRNIPILEVRYPTDEEEAKAMVVKIKEFLEGLR, translated from the coding sequence TTGAAAGTATTCATTGTACCGCCAAATAGCCTTATCCTATTCGACCTCGTCGAGAGATTCGGGCATGAGCCTCTAAGCGCCATGAAGGCTGTACAGGAGAGGCTTAGGAATTTGGAAGTTGATTCGCCACCTATTAATGTGACGCCAGAGGATGTAAAGAGGGGACTCAAATATGCCGGAATTGAAGTGCCCTCGGGAATAAGAGGACGTCTAGCACTTTGGGGACCATTGATCGACGAAGCAGAAGCTGCTATTATTATGGAAGAAGCACCATATTTTTTTGGTTGCGTCGGATGCCACAGGACAAATGAGATGGTTAAATATCTTCTTCGGAAAAGAAATATTCCCATACTGGAGGTGCGTTATCCCACGGACGAAGAAGAAGCGAAGGCCATGGTTGTAAAAATAAAAGAATTTCTGGAGGGGCTGAGATGA
- a CDS encoding methanogenesis marker 6 protein: MKNEIETRMIVIAPTSEITPDQIVRFLHTLNLKITVKETCYGALIEGSREDIKQAVAEVRKLDPCRIFVKLRGFPIGDQRRCRALHGSRPGFTQLEEEWRMLAMIEKGIRAAEKEEKLKERVKQKKKLPVEALKKVIDEVIG, from the coding sequence GTGAAGAATGAAATAGAAACGAGAATGATCGTCATCGCACCAACGTCCGAGATCACACCAGATCAAATCGTGAGATTTTTACACACGTTGAATCTGAAAATCACAGTGAAGGAGACTTGCTATGGGGCATTGATAGAGGGAAGCAGAGAAGATATCAAACAGGCGGTGGCTGAAGTCAGAAAATTAGACCCATGCCGGATCTTTGTCAAATTGAGAGGGTTTCCGATCGGTGACCAGAGAAGGTGCAGAGCGCTTCACGGATCAAGGCCGGGTTTTACGCAGCTAGAAGAGGAATGGCGCATGCTGGCAATGATTGAAAAAGGAATTCGCGCAGCGGAAAAAGAGGAGAAGCTGAAAGAGAGAGTGAAGCAAAAGAAGAAGCTTCCTGTTGAGGCGCTGAAGAAGGTGATTGATGAGGTGATTGGTTGA
- a CDS encoding methanogenesis marker 3 protein produces the protein MKIKLNGKEIKIKRGAKLREVLSRGIYEEGSTVAIIRPSRVLLAETREFLIRTNKGEMILRLNDSESSELFHKIHGEIAGKSIRWKTSKVLAIGSFPTNLSVNRSSYRYSKSDCYFALGGFDSRTTYLMIARDDHEGCYGAGNALVGRITRGKHLLDELEEGDRVQSVEPVIEKRVESNIVITDNLDLEIEDEAEIESYVEVHLNKNSPVSAEHFLVLAERKVIPITESNSTYAACSARMDVSLVPEDIRIRDEDNVTVRNDGIGAGRIYFYKVRRQISQAHNFIGTVVKGKNLIRGVKAGCNVTIVTYPRRILTIGLTQIAGEEFLRQMGFEQIRTGDTSDNAVIVEQEPELTMEVISGRAVETFGVSPEKIHEIELYDSISPKTTQYLRKMTGLDHKSIGTMKVHFTYEGLPMITFEGNAREASSLVPEASFKEVSVKGELGVTNMSRPYRGLIGIRLEESEEFGPTGEERYGTNIAGKLVSDLDRLMRGIKEGDVVYIKESTGKDRSHIRRKSNKRDKKGNFS, from the coding sequence ATGAAGATTAAACTCAATGGTAAGGAGATTAAAATAAAGAGAGGAGCAAAGCTGCGAGAGGTTTTGAGTAGGGGGATCTATGAAGAGGGATCAACTGTCGCAATCATTCGCCCATCAAGAGTACTTCTAGCGGAAACACGTGAATTTTTGATAAGAACAAACAAAGGCGAAATGATTCTTAGGCTTAATGATTCAGAATCATCTGAGTTGTTTCATAAGATCCATGGCGAAATCGCTGGCAAATCGATCAGATGGAAGACCTCGAAAGTCCTAGCTATAGGGTCTTTTCCAACGAATCTGTCGGTGAACAGATCGAGTTACAGATATTCAAAGTCTGATTGCTACTTTGCGCTTGGGGGATTTGATAGCAGGACAACTTATCTTATGATCGCAAGAGACGATCATGAAGGATGCTACGGAGCTGGTAATGCGTTAGTAGGGAGGATTACAAGGGGTAAGCATCTACTGGACGAACTTGAAGAAGGTGACAGAGTACAATCTGTTGAGCCAGTAATTGAAAAGAGAGTCGAGAGCAATATAGTAATCACTGATAATCTTGACCTTGAAATAGAGGATGAGGCAGAAATTGAAAGTTACGTCGAAGTGCATTTGAATAAGAATTCGCCGGTGAGTGCCGAGCACTTTCTTGTTCTTGCGGAAAGGAAAGTCATTCCGATCACCGAAAGCAATTCTACATACGCGGCCTGTTCTGCACGAATGGATGTATCACTTGTACCTGAAGATATCAGAATCAGAGATGAAGATAACGTCACGGTTAGGAATGACGGTATTGGTGCCGGCCGGATCTATTTTTATAAAGTTCGGAGACAGATTTCACAGGCGCACAATTTTATTGGAACTGTTGTCAAAGGAAAGAATTTGATCAGAGGAGTAAAAGCGGGTTGCAATGTGACTATCGTCACCTATCCAAGGAGAATTCTCACCATAGGATTGACACAGATTGCTGGGGAGGAATTTCTGAGGCAGATGGGATTTGAGCAAATCAGAACCGGTGATACCTCGGATAACGCTGTCATAGTTGAGCAGGAACCAGAGCTAACTATGGAAGTAATTTCTGGGAGAGCGGTTGAAACATTTGGCGTGTCGCCAGAGAAGATTCATGAGATCGAGCTATATGATTCCATCTCTCCAAAAACCACTCAGTATCTGCGGAAAATGACAGGTCTTGATCATAAGTCTATTGGGACGATGAAGGTTCATTTCACATATGAGGGTTTGCCTATGATCACTTTCGAAGGAAATGCAAGGGAAGCTTCGAGCCTAGTCCCAGAAGCGTCTTTCAAAGAGGTATCAGTGAAAGGGGAGCTTGGAGTGACGAATATGTCTCGCCCTTACCGTGGCCTTATTGGCATCAGGCTGGAAGAGAGCGAGGAATTTGGGCCTACTGGCGAGGAAAGGTACGGAACAAACATCGCAGGAAAGCTGGTTAGCGATCTCGATAGGTTAATGCGTGGAATTAAGGAAGGAGATGTTGTTTATATTAAAGAGAGCACTGGAAAGGATAGAAGCCATATTAGACGTAAATCGAATAAAAGAGATAAGAAGGGGAATTTTTCGTGA
- the mcrC gene encoding methyl-coenzyme M reductase I operon protein C, which produces MKEKIGRHTKFVECRESRGLGIGGGLAQRATISESGRDVVAIAMGPGKRHITKPVCEITYALREEGIDTSVIVLNAGAGVPADAPDVSTGSIFGLDPIEVDRIQQFKLALIHLGNVRNHLIYKARLILRNVDLPAIIVCQAPVDFEDFARIGVKTRLVMPTKENIGTKGTVVDIVTGVIRGVTCPQSKLDEIVSKVKRNLQAEKQKGKIPGTLRTDVAEAIETSS; this is translated from the coding sequence GTGAAGGAGAAAATCGGTCGACATACGAAATTTGTAGAATGCCGAGAATCTCGAGGGTTGGGAATCGGTGGCGGCTTAGCACAGCGGGCTACAATCTCTGAGAGTGGAAGAGACGTCGTGGCAATAGCAATGGGACCAGGAAAACGTCATATAACGAAGCCTGTATGCGAGATCACGTACGCTTTGAGAGAAGAAGGAATCGACACTAGTGTGATTGTGCTGAATGCAGGTGCCGGCGTACCCGCAGACGCTCCAGATGTAAGTACGGGGTCGATTTTTGGACTTGATCCTATTGAGGTTGATCGAATACAGCAATTCAAATTAGCATTGATTCATCTTGGTAATGTGCGCAACCACCTCATTTACAAGGCACGCCTAATTTTAAGAAATGTTGATCTTCCTGCGATCATAGTTTGTCAGGCACCAGTTGATTTTGAAGACTTTGCCAGGATTGGTGTGAAAACCCGTCTCGTAATGCCAACGAAAGAAAACATAGGCACGAAAGGAACGGTTGTTGATATAGTCACTGGCGTCATAAGGGGCGTTACATGTCCCCAATCGAAACTCGATGAAATTGTTTCGAAGGTAAAACGAAATCTGCAGGCTGAGAAGCAAAAGGGAAAAATTCCAGGCACTCTAAGAACTGATGTTGCGGAGGCAATCGAAACTTCATCTTGA